The DNA region CCCTCGGCCGCCTCGATCACCGGGACATCCGGCGCGTGTCGCGCCAGCGCCTCCCGGATCAGCGCGCGGTCCTCACCGATCAGCACGGCGGCGCGCAGCCGCTCGGACGCGCCCTGCACCAGGTCGTCGAAGGCCGCCCCCTTGGCCAGGCCGCCGGCGATCCAGACGATCGGGCGGTAGGCGGAGAGCGAGGCCGCGGCGGCGTGGGTGTTGGTCGCCTTGGAGTCGTCGATGTACGTCACGCCGTCGACGACGCCGACCTCGGCGATCCGGTGGGCGTCCGGCCGGAAGGCGCGCAGGCCCTCCCGGACGGCCTTCGGGTCGACCCCGTAGGACCGGGCCAGCGCGGCGGCGGCCAGGGCGTTGGCGATGTTGTGCGGGGCCGGCGGGTTGACGTCCTCGACGGAACCCAGCTCGGCGGCGTTCTTCGCCCGGTCCGCCACGAAGGCGCGGTCCACCAGCAGGCCGTCGACCAGGCCGAAGTCCGACGGGCCGGGCGAGCCGAGGCCGAAGCCGACCGCCCGGCAGCCCTCCTCGACGTCGGCCTCGCGGACCAGCGCCTCGGTGGCCGGGTCGGCCAGGTTGTAGACGCACGCGACGACGTTGCCCTCGTAGATCCGGCCCTTGTCGGCGGCGTACGCCTCCATCGAGCCGTGCCAGTCGAGGTGGTCGGGGGCCAGGTTGAGCACGGCCGCCGAGTACGGGCGCAGCGAGGGCGCCCAGTGCAGCTGGTAGCTGGAGAGCTCGACGGCGAGCACGTCGTACGGCTCCTCGGCGAGCACCGCGTCCAGCACCGAGACCCCCACGTTGCCGACGGCGGCGGTGCGCCGGCCGGCGGCGGTGAGGATCGAGGCGAGCATCTGGACGGTGGTGGTCTTGCCGTTGGTGCCGGTGACGGCCAGCCAGGGGGCGGGTTCGCCGGTGGCGGGCAGCGGGCGGCGCAGCCGCCAGGCCAGCTCGACGTCGCCCCAGACCTCCACGCCGGCCGCCGCGGCGGCCGCGAAGAGCGGGCTGCTCGGCGGCCAGCCGGGCGAGGTGACGACCAGCCGGGTGCCGTCGGGCAGGCTGTCGCCGTCGCCGAGGCGGACGGTCACGCCCTGGGCCTCCAGCTCGGCGGCGCGGGCCTTCAGGCCCTCGCCGCTCCCGCCGTCCACCACGGTGACGCGGGCGCCGAGGCCGTGCAGGACCCGGGCGGCGCTGATGCCGGAGACACCGAGACCGGCGACCGCGACCGGCAGTCCGGTCCACTCGGGGGTGGTCATCCGGTCACCCATCCCGCGTAGAAGAGGCCGAGGCCGACGGCCACGCAGAGGCCCTGGATGATCCAGAACCGGACCACGACCAGGACCTCGCTCCAGCCCTTGAGTTCGAAGTGGTGCTGCAGCGGGGCCATCTTGAAGACGCGCTTGCCGGTCATCCGGAACGAGCCGACCTGGATGATCACCGAGAGGGTGATGATCACGAAGAGGCCGCCCAGCAGGACCAGCAGGATCTCGGTGCGCGAGCAGATCGCCAGACCGGCCATCGCGCCGCCGAGGGCCAGCGAGCCGGTGTCGCCCATGAAGATCTTGGCGGGCGAGGTGTTCCACCAGAGGAAGCCGAAGCAGGAGCCCATGAGGGCGGCGGCGACCACCGCGAGGTCCAGCGGGTCGCGGACCTCGTAGCAGTTGGAGGTGGCCGAGACGGCGTAGGCGCAGCTCTGGCCGTACTCCCAGACGCCGATGAAGGTGTAGGCGCCGAAGGCCATCACCGATGCGCCGGTGGCCAGGCCGTCCAGACCGTCCGTCAGGTTCACGCCGTTCGAGGTCGCGGCGATCAGGAAGTACGCGAAGATGACGAACAGCACCGGGCCGATCGACCACTCGAAGTCGCGGACGAACGAGAGGTGCTGGGAGGCCGGGGTGCGGTCGGCGGCGTCGGGGAACTGCAGCGCCAGGACGGCGAAGACCAGGCCGACGATCGACTGCCCGGCCAGCTTCGCCTTGGCCCGCAGGCCCAGCGAACGGCGCTTGACGACCTTGATGTAGTCGTCGAGGAAGCCGACCAGCCCGAGACCGGCCGTCAGGAACAGCACCAGCAGTCCGGAGGCGGTCGGGGACTCGCCCGTTATCGCCTTGGTCGCGAAGTAGGCCACCAGCGTCGCCAGGATGAAGGCGATGCCGCCCATGGTGGGCGTGCCCTTCTTGCTGTGGTGCGCCTTGGGGCCGTCGTCGCGGATGTACTGGCCGTAGCCCTGCCGGGCGAGCAGCTTGATGAGGGCCGGCGTGCCGAGCAGCGACAGGACCAGGCCGATCATGCCGGAGAAGAGGATCTGCTTCATCAGCGGGCCGCACCGTCCGCGAGGATTGCCTCGGCCACCTTTTCGAGCCCCACCGACCGGGACGCCTTCACCAGCACCACATCCCCCGGCCGCAGCTGACTGCGCAGCAGTTCGACCGCCGCGTCCGCGTCGGACACCAGCACCGACTCCTCACCCCACGAACCTTCGTTCCTAGCGCCCAGTTCCATGCAGGCCGCCTCGCGTCCGCCGACCGCCACCAGCTTGGTGACGTCCAGCCGGACGGCGAGCCGCCCGATGGCGTCGTGCTCGGCCAGGCTGTCCTCGCCGAGCTCCCGCATCTCGCCGAGCACCGCCCAGGTGCGGCGGCGCTCCGGGCCGCGGCCCCCCATCGAGACCAGCGCCCGCAGCGCGGCCCGCATCGAGTCGGGGTTCGCGTTGTAGGCGTCGTTCACGACGGTGACACCATCGGCCCGGTCGACGACCTCCATGCGCCAGCGGGACAGCGCACCCGCCTCGTTCAGTGCTTCGGCGGTGTCGTCGACGGTCATCCCGAGCTCCGTCGCCACCGCTGCGGCGGCGAGGGCGTTCGAGACGTGGTGCTCACCGTACAGGCGCAGCTGCACCGGTGCGGAACCGGCCGGGGTGATCAACGTGAAGGATGGACGTCCGGTGGCGTCCAGGCGAACGTCCTGTGCGCGCACCCCGGCGTCCGGGGACTCGCCGAAGAACACCACCCGGGCCTTGGTGCGCGCGGCCATTGCGCGTACCAACCGGTCGTCGGCGTTGAGGACCGCCACGCCGTCGGCCGGCAGTGCCTCGACCAGTTCGCCCTTGGCCTCGGCGATCGCCTCCTGCGAGCCGAACTCGCCGACGTGCGCGGTGCCGACGTTCAGCACCACGCCGATCCGGGGCGGGGTGATCGAGGTGAGGTACTCGATGTCGCCCTTGTGCCGGGCGCCCATCTCCAGCACCAGGTGCCGGGTGGCGTCCTCGACCCGCAGCGCGGTCATCGGGTGGCCGATCTCGTTGTTGAGCGAGCCGGGCGGGTAGACGGTGTCGCCGAGGCGCTGGAGCAGCTGGGCGATCAGGTCCTTGGTGCTGGTCTTGCCGGCCGAGCCGGTGAGCGCGACCACGGTGGCGTCGGCGCGGCCGACGACCGCGCGGGCCAGCTTGCCGAGCGCGTCCACCACGCTGTCGACCCGGACGGCGGGGCCGTCGACCGGGCGGGACGCCAGCACGGCGACCGCGCCGGCCGCCATCGCGGTGGCCGCGTAGTCGTGGCCGTCCACGTTCTCGCCGACGAAGGCCGCGAAGAGGCCGCCGGGGAGGACCTTGCGGGAGTCGACCTCGACCGGGGCGGTCACCAGGACGTCGGGGTCGGCTCCGGCCAGGGTGCCGCCGACTGCTGCGGCCACCTCGGCGAGGGTCAGTGCGATCACGGCTGCTCTACTCCTCCGGTGCCCCGGGCGGCCGTGGTCCGCGCGACGGCGTCCTGTCCGATGGCCTCGCGCAGCACCTCCCGGTCGTCGAAGGGGCGGATCTCGTCTCGTACGTACTGGCCGAGCTCGTGGCCCTTGCCGGCCACCAGCACGGTGTCGCCGGCCCGGGCGTGGGCGATGGCCAGCTGGATCGCCTCGGCCCGGTCGGGGACGACCAGGACGGCGCCGCGATCGGCCTCGGGCACCGCGGCGGCGCCGGCGAGCATGGTGGCGAGGATCGCCAGCGGGTCCTCGCTGCGCGGGTTGTCGCTGGTCAGCAGGGCGGTGTCGGCGAGCCGGGCGGCGATGCCGCCCATCGGGGCGCGCTTGTGCGGGTCGCGGTCGCCGCCGCAGCCGATCACCACGTGCAGCCGGCCCTTGGTGACCTCGCGCAGCGAGCCGAGGACGGCCTCCAGGGCGTCCGGCTTGTGCGCGTAGTCGACCACCGCGACGTACGGCTGGCCCGCGTCGACCCGCTCCAGCCGGCCGGGCACGCCGGGCACGGCGGCGATGCCGGCCACGGCCCGGTCGAGCGGGAGGCCGGCGGTGACCAGCACCGCGATCGCGGCCAGCGCGTTGGCGACGTTGAACGGGCCGGGCAGCGGGACGGACGCGTCCGCCTCGGCGCCGTCGGGGCCCAGGACCCGGAACGTCGAGCCGACCGGTCCGAGCTGGACGTCCACCGCCCGCCAGTCCGCCTCGGGGGCGCCGGTGGCGGAGAAGGTGGAGACCGGGATCTTCGCCTCGGCGGCCAGCCGGCGGCCGTACGCGTCGTCCAGGTTGGCCACCCCGGCCCGCGACTTGCCGGGCTGGAAGAGCCGGGCCTTCGCCTGGAAGTAGTCCTCCATGTCCGGGTGGAAGTCGAGGTGCTCGGGGGTGAGGTTGTTGAACAGCGCGACGTCGTAGACCACGCCGTCGGTGCGGCCGTACACCAGCGCGTGGCTGGAGACCTCCATGGTCACCGCGTCCGCGCCGCGCTCGCCCATCACGGCGAGGATCGCGTGCAGGTCGGTGGCCTCGGGGGTGGTCCGCTCGCTCTTGATCCGCTCGGTGCCGACCCGCATCTCGACGGTGCCGATCACCCCGGGGCTGCGCCCGGCGCCGAGCAGGCCGCCCTCGACCAGGTAGGAGGTGGTGGTCTTGCCGTTGGTGCCGGTCAGCCCGATCATCAGCAGCCGCTCGGAGGGCCGGTCGTAGACGGCGGCGGCCAGCTCGCCCATCCGGGCCCGCGGCCGCTCGACGACCAGCAGCGGGAGTCCCGCGCCGGCCGCGAGCTCGGCACCGGCCGGGTCGGTGAGCACCGCCACCGCGCCGGCGCCGGCGGCCTGCCCGCTGAACGACGCGCCGTGGTGGTTGGCGCCGGGGAACGCCACGTACAGGTCGCCGGGGCGGACCTCCCGGGCGTTGTGGGTGACGCCGGTGACCTCGGGTCCCTCGACGGGGTCGAGACCCAGCAGTCGGGCGATCTCGGCGAGCGGCCTGGCCCCCGTCCGGGCGGGGCGGGGCGGGCTCACGGTGGTTTGATCGGGTTTCGGCACGGCGGAGAGGCTATCCGCCGAAGGGCGTCCAGGGCCAAACCGGCCCTTTTCCGTACCGGCGGCCGCACCCGCCCGGTCGTTGTTCATGGGTCGATCACGGCTTCCACTCGACGGGCAGGTTGGGCGCCTCGCTCCCGCTCGGCGGGACCTGGAGGGTCTTGAGGGTGAACTCCATCACCTGCTTGAACACCGGACCGCAGAGCTGGCCGCCGAAGTGGCCGTTGACCGGGTCCTGGATCACGCAGGAGACGGTGACCCGCGGCTGGTCGGCCGGGGCGAAGCCGATGAAGGACGCGGTGTAGCCCCGGTAGCCGCCGGTCTTGGGGTCCACCCGGTTGGCGGTGCCGGTCTTGCCGGCCACCCGGTAGCCGGGGATCGCGGCCTTGCCGCCGGTGCCCTGCTCGTCGGAGACGACGGACTCCAGCATCTCGGTGAGGGTCTTGGCGGTCTGTTCGCCCACCACCCGGGACTGCGCGCCCGGCGCGGCGGGGGTGTACCTGCCGTCCGGCGCGGTGGTGCCCTGGACGACGCTGGGCGCCACCCGGACCCCGCCGTTGGCGATGGTCGAGAACACCGAGGTCGCCTGCAGGGCGTTGACCGAGAGGCCCTGCCCGAACGGGATGGTGTACTGCTTGGACGCCTTCCAGTCCTCCGGCTTGTCGAGCAGTCCGGCGGTCTCGCCGGGGAAGCCCAGTCCGGTCTGCTGGCCGATGCCGAACTTCCGCAGGTACTCGTGGAGCACCTGGTTGGCCTCGGGCTGGGTCGCGCCGAGCGTCTGGGCGGCCTCGATGGTGCCGATGTTGGAGGACTTGGCGAGCACGCCGGCCAGGGTGAGGTACCAGGTGGGGTGCTCGACGTCGTCCTTGAACGCCACGTCGCCGCGGACCAGCGGGTACGGCACGGTGACCTTGGTGTCCCAGGTGGCCTTGCCGGTGTCCAGGACCGCCGCCATGGTCATCAGCTTGGCGGTGGAGCCGGGCTCGTAGGCGTCCTGCAGGGCGGCGTTGCCGAGCTGCGAGTTCCTGGCCGTGCTCAGGTCGTTCGGGTTGAAGCCCGGCGAGGTGGCCATCGCCAGCACCTGGCCGTTCTTCACGTCCTGGACGATGACGTAGCCCTTCTCCGCCCCGGCGTTGGCGACCTGGTCGGTGATGGCCCGCTGGGCGGCCCACTGGATGTCCCGGTTGACGGTCAGCCGCAGGTCGGTGCCGGGCACGGCGGGGTCGAGCGAGCCGCCGGCGGTGGGCACCAGCCGGCCGCCGGCCTGCGCGTAGCTGCTGTGGCCGTCCTTGCCGGACAGCTGCTTCTGGTACTGCTGCTCCAGCCCGCCGGCGCCCTCGCCCTCCGCGTTGACGAAGCCGACGAGGTTGGCGGCCAGCCCGTCCGAGGGGTAGACCCGCTTCTGGGTGTCCCGGTTGAAGACGCCGGCCAGCGGGTTGACGCACTCGTTGTCGAGCCTGGTCCGGCCGCCCTCCTCGGCGGACTTGTTGAGCAGCCGCTTCTGGGCCTGGCAGCTCCGCGATCCGGCCTGCTTCTCCAGGCTCGACTTGAGGTCGCTGATCTGGTTCTTGACGTCCGGGGCCTGCTGGGCGGCGAGCCGCTTGTAGCGGGTCTTGGGGGTGTGCAGGTCGGCGGCGATCCGCTCCTTGGGCAGGCCGAGGATCGGCGCCAGCAGGGCGGCGGCCTGCTCGGGGGCGTCCGGGAGGCCGGTGGCCTCGGGGGTGAACATCGCCGGGTCGGCGGTGATGTCGTAGGCGTCGACGGTGGTGGCCAGGGCGACCCCGTCGGAGGACGTTATCGAGCCGCGTTCGGCGGTGATCGGGATGTTCAGGTAGCGGTTGGTGTTGGCGTCGGCGGCCAGCGCGTCGGAGTCCAGCAGCTGGAGCTGGACCAGCCGTCCGGCGAAGATCGAGAAGACCACCGAGAGCACGATGGTGATCACCCGCAGCCGGCGGCGCGGGTCGGCCAGCCGGATCCCCCGGGGCTGCGGCCGGCGCTGCGGGGGGCGCGGGCGCGACCCGGCGCCCGCCCGGGCGGCGCGGGCCGGCGGGCGGCCCTCGGGGCGGCGCTGCTGCGGGGTGCGCGGCGTCCGGGCGGCGGCGGCCCTCGGGTCCCGCCCGGCGGCGGGCTGGGCCTTGGCGCCGGCCTGCCGGGCCTGCGGCTGCTTGGCCGGGGGCTGCTTGGCGCGGGCCGGCTGGCCCTTGGCGGGCTGCGGCTTGGCCGGCTGTCCCTTCGCCGGCTGGGCGCGCCCGGCGGCGGGCGGCTTGCCGGTGGACTGCCCGCGCGGGGCCGGACGGGGCGCGGCGCCCTTGACCGGCCTGCGTCCGCTGCCACCAGCGGCTCCGGAGGGCTGACGGGGCGTGCTCATCGGGCGGCACCCCCGCCGGTGGCCGGCGCCGGCTGCGGCGCGGCCGGGTTGAGCTGGACGGTGACGTCCCCGCCCGGCGCCGGAACGGTCGCCGCGGGTGCGGCGGGCTGGGCCGGTGCCGGGGAACCGGCCGGAGCGCCGGCACCGGGCTGGGCGCTGGGCGAAGGCTGCTTCCCGGGCCACGGTTCCGCGGTGGACCGTTTCACCGGCGGGCTGTCCTGGGCGGGCTTCGGCGTGCCGACCACCGCGCCGCCGTTCGGCAGGTCGAGGAAGGCCATCCCGCCGGCCGGCACCATGCCGAGCTCGGCGGCCCGGCGGGCCAGCGCGTCCGGGGCGGAGTTCTGGTCGATCTGGTGCTGGAGCCCCTGCTGCTCGTCGGTCAGGACGGTGGTCTGCCGCTGCAGCCTGGACAGCTCGAAGGAGCCCTCGTTGAGCGCGGTGTTCAGCGCCAGCAGCCCGAGCAGCCCGGCCGCGAGCAGCACCACCACCAGCACCGCGAACGGTGTCCGCCCCCGTACCTGGCGCCGCCCTGGGCGGACGGTGATCCGCGCCCTGCCGCCCTGCCCGGGGAGCACCCTGCTCCCCGCCCCGCCTCCGGCCACCGGCCCCACTGCCTTCCCTCCGCCCTTCGGACCGCCCCGGTGCCGGTCAGCCCCGGGTGCTTCGGTCCCTGATCCTCTCCGCCACCCGCAGCCGTACGGGTGCGGCGCGCCGGTTCTCCTCGATCTCCTGCTCGGTGGCCAGCTCGGCACCGCGGGTGATCAGCTTGAGCCAGGGCTGGTGCTCCTCCGGGATGAACGGCAGCCCCGGCGGGGCGGTGCTGGTCGCCCCGGCCGCGAAGGACTGCTTGACCAGGCGGTCCTCCAGCGACTGGTAGGACATCACGGCGATCCGTCCGCCGAGGGCCAGGACGTCCAGCGCCCCGGGGATCGCCCGCTCCAGGACCTCCAGCTCGCCGTTGACCTCGATCCGCAGCGCCTGGAAGGTGCGCTTGGCCGGGTTTCCGCCGGTGCGGCGGGTGGCGGCCGGGATGGCGTTGCGCACCAACTCGACCAGACGCGCGCTGGTGGTGAACGGTTCCTTCTCGCGCTCGCGCAGGATCACCGAGGCGATCTTCCCGGCGAACCGCTCCTCACCGTAGAACTTGAGGATCCGGGCCAGCTCGCCGTGGCTGTAGGTGTTCAGCACCTCGGCCGCGCTGATGCCGCGGGTCTGGTCCATCCGCATGTCCAGCGGCGCGTCCTGGGCGTACGCGAAGCCGCGCTCCGCCTCGTCGAGCTGCATGGAGGAGACGCCGAGGTCGAAGAGGATGCCGTCGGCCTCCGGGATGTCCAGGCGCTCCAGCACCTCGGGGATCTCGTCGTAGACCGCGTGCACCAGGGTCGCCCGGTCGCCGAAGCGGGCCAGCCGCTCGCCGGAGAGCTTGAGCGCCGCCGGGTCGCGGTCCACCGCGACCAGCCGCACCTCGGGGAACTGGGTGAGCAGCGCCTCGCTGTGGCCGCCGAGGCCGAGGGTGGCGTCCACCACCACCGCACCGGGCCGGGAGATCGCCGGGGCCAGCGCGTCCATGCACCTCTGCAGCATCACCGGGACGTGCTTGGGGGCCGGATCGTTGGTGGTCATGCGCGGTGGCGCCCTTCCTCGGTGCGGAGCCGCCCGAAGTACGGGAGCTCCGCCCATTCTGTCCCACCACACCGCCGGGCAGGCGCACGGGCCGGGCCGCGGCCCGTGGGCCCCGCCCGCTCCTGGGGAAGGTCGTGACCGCCCGGCACCGGGGAAGGTGCGCCAGGTGGCACGGAGCGGGTGGAGGCCACGGGCCGCGTCGGCCGCCGCACCGGCCGGAAACGCCCGGTTGACGGGCTCCGGCGGGTGTGCTCCACTGCGCCGCAACTCTATCGCCCACGCCCCCGCAGTCAATGGCCCGCTCCGGCGCACCACCCGGGCGGCGGTACGGATCACCGCAGGTCGCGACGGTGCTCGTGGCACGTGCCGGACGCCTGGGCGGCGCCGGGGGCGGTCCCGCGCGCCCCTGCACCGGGAAGGCCCAGCGGACCGCCCCGGACGGGACCGGACATATCCGGCCGGACCGCCCGGGGGTGACGGCGCCTTGTGGATATGCGCTCGGTCACAAGGGCCCGCTCTGTAGTCATCAGCCCCACCACGAGCCGCCGAATCGCACTAACGTCTTCACCATGACAGTGACCCCCGACCGGCCCACGCCGACCGCCGCTGCCGACTCCCCGACGAACACCATCATCGACCGCTTCGTCGCGGCGAACCGCGAGTACGCGGTCACCTTCCGCGACGGCGGCATGGACGCCCGCCCGGTGCAGAAGATCGCCGTGGTCGCCTGCATGGACGCCCGCCTCGACCTGTTCGCCGCGCTCGGCCTCGAACTCGGCGACGCCCACGTCATCCGCAACGCGGGCGGCGTGGTGACCGACGACACCATCCGTTCCCTGACCATCAGCCAGCGTGCCCTCGGCACCCGCTCGGTCGCGCTGATCCACCACACCGGCTGCGGCCTGCTCGGCCTGACCGAGGACTTCCGGCGCGAGCTGGAGCAGGAGGTCGGCCAGCGCCCGCAGTGGGCGGTCGAGGCCTTCGTCGACCTGGACAGCGACGTCCGGCAGTCCATGCAGCGGGTACGCACCTCGCCGTTCCTGCTGGAGACCGGTGACGTGCGCGGCTTCGTCTTCGACGTCCACACCGGGCTGCTGCGCGAGATCCACTGACCCGTCCCGTCCCGTCGGCCCGGCCAGCGCCGTCCGGGCCAACCGGACGTCCCCGGAACCCGCCGGGCCCGCCTCCCCGGCGCGGCCGCCCGACGGTGCCCGATCCCGAGGGTGACTTCTGACCGCCGCCCGGGGGAGAATGCGGCTGCCGGTCT from Kitasatospora sp. NBC_00458 includes:
- the murD gene encoding UDP-N-acetylmuramoyl-L-alanine--D-glutamate ligase; this translates as MTTPEWTGLPVAVAGLGVSGISAARVLHGLGARVTVVDGGSGEGLKARAAELEAQGVTVRLGDGDSLPDGTRLVVTSPGWPPSSPLFAAAAAAGVEVWGDVELAWRLRRPLPATGEPAPWLAVTGTNGKTTTVQMLASILTAAGRRTAAVGNVGVSVLDAVLAEEPYDVLAVELSSYQLHWAPSLRPYSAAVLNLAPDHLDWHGSMEAYAADKGRIYEGNVVACVYNLADPATEALVREADVEEGCRAVGFGLGSPGPSDFGLVDGLLVDRAFVADRAKNAAELGSVEDVNPPAPHNIANALAAAALARSYGVDPKAVREGLRAFRPDAHRIAEVGVVDGVTYIDDSKATNTHAAAASLSAYRPIVWIAGGLAKGAAFDDLVQGASERLRAAVLIGEDRALIREALARHAPDVPVIEAAEGQTGAVAMAEVVRAAASLARTGDTVLLAPACASMDMFTNYGERGDLFAAAVRELADS
- the mraY gene encoding phospho-N-acetylmuramoyl-pentapeptide-transferase, which encodes MKQILFSGMIGLVLSLLGTPALIKLLARQGYGQYIRDDGPKAHHSKKGTPTMGGIAFILATLVAYFATKAITGESPTASGLLVLFLTAGLGLVGFLDDYIKVVKRRSLGLRAKAKLAGQSIVGLVFAVLALQFPDAADRTPASQHLSFVRDFEWSIGPVLFVIFAYFLIAATSNGVNLTDGLDGLATGASVMAFGAYTFIGVWEYGQSCAYAVSATSNCYEVRDPLDLAVVAAALMGSCFGFLWWNTSPAKIFMGDTGSLALGGAMAGLAICSRTEILLVLLGGLFVIITLSVIIQVGSFRMTGKRVFKMAPLQHHFELKGWSEVLVVVRFWIIQGLCVAVGLGLFYAGWVTG
- a CDS encoding UDP-N-acetylmuramoyl-tripeptide--D-alanyl-D-alanine ligase, which codes for MIALTLAEVAAAVGGTLAGADPDVLVTAPVEVDSRKVLPGGLFAAFVGENVDGHDYAATAMAAGAVAVLASRPVDGPAVRVDSVVDALGKLARAVVGRADATVVALTGSAGKTSTKDLIAQLLQRLGDTVYPPGSLNNEIGHPMTALRVEDATRHLVLEMGARHKGDIEYLTSITPPRIGVVLNVGTAHVGEFGSQEAIAEAKGELVEALPADGVAVLNADDRLVRAMAARTKARVVFFGESPDAGVRAQDVRLDATGRPSFTLITPAGSAPVQLRLYGEHHVSNALAAAAVATELGMTVDDTAEALNEAGALSRWRMEVVDRADGVTVVNDAYNANPDSMRAALRALVSMGGRGPERRRTWAVLGEMRELGEDSLAEHDAIGRLAVRLDVTKLVAVGGREAACMELGARNEGSWGEESVLVSDADAAVELLRSQLRPGDVVLVKASRSVGLEKVAEAILADGAAR
- a CDS encoding UDP-N-acetylmuramoyl-L-alanyl-D-glutamate--2,6-diaminopimelate ligase produces the protein MPKPDQTTVSPPRPARTGARPLAEIARLLGLDPVEGPEVTGVTHNAREVRPGDLYVAFPGANHHGASFSGQAAGAGAVAVLTDPAGAELAAGAGLPLLVVERPRARMGELAAAVYDRPSERLLMIGLTGTNGKTTTSYLVEGGLLGAGRSPGVIGTVEMRVGTERIKSERTTPEATDLHAILAVMGERGADAVTMEVSSHALVYGRTDGVVYDVALFNNLTPEHLDFHPDMEDYFQAKARLFQPGKSRAGVANLDDAYGRRLAAEAKIPVSTFSATGAPEADWRAVDVQLGPVGSTFRVLGPDGAEADASVPLPGPFNVANALAAIAVLVTAGLPLDRAVAGIAAVPGVPGRLERVDAGQPYVAVVDYAHKPDALEAVLGSLREVTKGRLHVVIGCGGDRDPHKRAPMGGIAARLADTALLTSDNPRSEDPLAILATMLAGAAAVPEADRGAVLVVPDRAEAIQLAIAHARAGDTVLVAGKGHELGQYVRDEIRPFDDREVLREAIGQDAVARTTAARGTGGVEQP
- a CDS encoding peptidoglycan D,D-transpeptidase FtsI family protein; protein product: MSTPRQPSGAAGGSGRRPVKGAAPRPAPRGQSTGKPPAAGRAQPAKGQPAKPQPAKGQPARAKQPPAKQPQARQAGAKAQPAAGRDPRAAAARTPRTPQQRRPEGRPPARAARAGAGSRPRPPQRRPQPRGIRLADPRRRLRVITIVLSVVFSIFAGRLVQLQLLDSDALAADANTNRYLNIPITAERGSITSSDGVALATTVDAYDITADPAMFTPEATGLPDAPEQAAALLAPILGLPKERIAADLHTPKTRYKRLAAQQAPDVKNQISDLKSSLEKQAGSRSCQAQKRLLNKSAEEGGRTRLDNECVNPLAGVFNRDTQKRVYPSDGLAANLVGFVNAEGEGAGGLEQQYQKQLSGKDGHSSYAQAGGRLVPTAGGSLDPAVPGTDLRLTVNRDIQWAAQRAITDQVANAGAEKGYVIVQDVKNGQVLAMATSPGFNPNDLSTARNSQLGNAALQDAYEPGSTAKLMTMAAVLDTGKATWDTKVTVPYPLVRGDVAFKDDVEHPTWYLTLAGVLAKSSNIGTIEAAQTLGATQPEANQVLHEYLRKFGIGQQTGLGFPGETAGLLDKPEDWKASKQYTIPFGQGLSVNALQATSVFSTIANGGVRVAPSVVQGTTAPDGRYTPAAPGAQSRVVGEQTAKTLTEMLESVVSDEQGTGGKAAIPGYRVAGKTGTANRVDPKTGGYRGYTASFIGFAPADQPRVTVSCVIQDPVNGHFGGQLCGPVFKQVMEFTLKTLQVPPSGSEAPNLPVEWKP
- a CDS encoding cell division protein FtsL; this translates as MLPGQGGRARITVRPGRRQVRGRTPFAVLVVVLLAAGLLGLLALNTALNEGSFELSRLQRQTTVLTDEQQGLQHQIDQNSAPDALARRAAELGMVPAGGMAFLDLPNGGAVVGTPKPAQDSPPVKRSTAEPWPGKQPSPSAQPGAGAPAGSPAPAQPAAPAATVPAPGGDVTVQLNPAAPQPAPATGGGAAR
- the rsmH gene encoding 16S rRNA (cytosine(1402)-N(4))-methyltransferase RsmH — encoded protein: MTTNDPAPKHVPVMLQRCMDALAPAISRPGAVVVDATLGLGGHSEALLTQFPEVRLVAVDRDPAALKLSGERLARFGDRATLVHAVYDEIPEVLERLDIPEADGILFDLGVSSMQLDEAERGFAYAQDAPLDMRMDQTRGISAAEVLNTYSHGELARILKFYGEERFAGKIASVILREREKEPFTTSARLVELVRNAIPAATRRTGGNPAKRTFQALRIEVNGELEVLERAIPGALDVLALGGRIAVMSYQSLEDRLVKQSFAAGATSTAPPGLPFIPEEHQPWLKLITRGAELATEQEIEENRRAAPVRLRVAERIRDRSTRG
- a CDS encoding beta-class carbonic anhydrase, with product MTVTPDRPTPTAAADSPTNTIIDRFVAANREYAVTFRDGGMDARPVQKIAVVACMDARLDLFAALGLELGDAHVIRNAGGVVTDDTIRSLTISQRALGTRSVALIHHTGCGLLGLTEDFRRELEQEVGQRPQWAVEAFVDLDSDVRQSMQRVRTSPFLLETGDVRGFVFDVHTGLLREIH